Part of the Streptomyces sp. WMMC500 genome is shown below.
CTGCTGCACGCCCGCGGCCTGGTCAAGCGCTACCGCAGGAGCCGGCACGGCGAGCCGTTCACCGCCGTCGACGGCATCGACTTCGCCGTACGGCGCGGCGAGGCGTTCGGCTTCCTCGGCCCCAACGGCGCGGGCAAGTCCTCCACCATGCGCATGATCGCCTGCGTGTCGCCCGCGACGGCCGGCACCCTGCGTATCCTCGGCCGCGACCCGGCGACGGACGGGGCACTGATCCGCAGCCGCATCGGCGTCGTACCGCAGGACGACACGCTCGACGCCGAACTGACCGTCCGGGAGAACATCCTCGTCTACGGGCGCTACTTCGGCCTGCCCCGCCGGGCCGTCCGTGAGAAGGCCGCGGAGCTCCTGGAGTTCGCGCAGCTCGGCGAGCGGGCGGACAGCCCGGTCGAGAGCCTCTCCGGGGGCATGCGCCGCCGGCTCACGATCGCCCGTTCGCTCGTCAACGACCCCGAGGTCCTGCTGCTGGACGAGCCCACCACCGGACTCGACCCGCAGGCGCGGCACGCCCTGTGGGACAAGCTCTTCCGCCTCAAGCGCGGCGGCATCACCCTCATCCTGACCACCCACTACATGGACGAGGCGGAACAGCTCTGCGACCGCCTGACGGTCATGGACCACGGCAGGATCGTCGCGACGGACACTCCCGCCGGGCTGATCGAGCGGCACTCCACCCCCGAGGTGCTGGAGCTGCGCTACCACCCCGAGGTCCAGTCCGTCATGGCGGAGAAGCTCGCCGGCCTCGCCGAACGGATCGAGGTACTTCCCGAGCGCCTGCTGCTCTACACCGGCAACGGCAGGGCGACGCTGGCCCGGGTCCTCGCCGGGAACGACGAGCCGCTCACCAGCCTGGTGCGGCGGGCCACCCTCGAGGACGTCTTCCTCACCCTCACCGGCCGCAGCCTCGTCGACTGAGGAGCCCACCGCCGTGAACGCCCCCGCCCTGCGCGAGTTCTCGTACCGCATGATCCGCTACCGGCGCACCTGGCGCGGCACGGTCGTGGTCAGCGTCGCCAACCCGCTGATGTTCCTGCTCGCCCTCGGCGGCGGGCTGGGCACGCTGATCGACCGCAACGCCCCCGCCTCCCTCGGCGACGTCTCCTACGTGGCCTTCCTCGCCCCGGGGCTGCTGGCGGCGGCCACGATGCAGACCGCCGTGCTGGAGTCGACCGGCCCCGTCTACGAGTCGACGCGCGGGCGGGGCAACTACCGGGCCGCTTCGGCGACCTGCGTGGAGCCGTTCCAGATCTATCTGGGCCATCTGTTGTTCATCGCCTTCCGGGCGGTGACCAGTGCCCTGGCCTTCGTGGCGGTCATGGCGGCCTTCGGCCTGTCGCGATCGCCCGGCACCGCGGCGGCCCTGGTGGGCGCCGCGGCGCTGACCGGGGTGGCGTTCGCCGCCCCGATGGCGGCCTGGGCGGTGGGGGTGCGCCGCCCGGCGTCCCTGGACAGCGTCTTCCGGTTCGTCGTCATGCCCCTGTACATGCTGTCCGGCACCTTCTTCGCCGTGGACCAACTCCCCGCCGCGGTCCGGCCGCTGGCCTGGGTGACACCCCTGTGGCACGGGGTGGACCTCTGCCGGACCGTCAGCCTCGGCACCGACCGGCCGGCCATGACGATCGTGCACGTCTGTTGTCTGGTCGCCCTCACCGTGGCCGGCTGCGCGGCCGGCCGGGTCACCTACCGGCGACAACTGCACCCGTGAGAGAACGAGGAGCAAGGCGTGAGCACGGAGACTTCCGGCGGGGCGTTCGCCCACCGGCCCGGTGGGTGGAAAGACCTGTCACTGCGCCGCTCCGGCCGGCTGGTGGAACGCCATCTGCTGATCTACCGGCATACTCCGGGGGTGCTGGTGGCGGAGATATTCGAGCCCCTTCTCTACCTGCTCGCCATCGGCGTCGGAATCGGCCATCTCGTCGGCGACGTGCCCGGAGTCGAGGACTCCGCCGACGGCTACAGCGCCTTCGTCGCGCCCGCGCTGCTCGCCACGGCCGCTATGAACGGAGCGATGAACGAAACCACCTTCAACCTGCTGCGCAAACTGAGGGTGGACAGAATCTACGACTCGGTGCTGACCACCCCGATGACGGTCTCCGACATCGCCCTGGGGGAGGTCTGCTGGGCGGTGCTGCGCGGCACCCTCACCTCCACCGGATTTCTCGCCGTCATCGCTGCCCTCGGGCTCGTCCAGTCGCCGTGGGCGGTGCTGGTGATCCCGTGCGCGGCCCTGGTCGGCTTCGCCTTCGCCGCCGTGGGACTCGCCGTGACGACCTTTCTGCGGGGCTGGCAGGATTTCCAGTACATCCAACTGGCCATGCTCCCGATGTTCCTCTTCGCGACGACCTTCTATCCGCTGGACGTCTACCCGCGCCCGGTCCAGGCCGTGGTCGCGTGTCTGCCGCTCTACCAGAGCATCGAGCTGACCCGGGGGATCGCGCTGGGCCGCTTGGCTATCTCTTTGCCGGTAGCCGTCGCCTACCTGGTGCTCATGGGACTGGCCGGCCTGGTGATCGCCCGCGGCAGGCTGGCCCGGGTACTTCTCCGTTAGGAGCCGTCCCTGGCCGCCCGTCGCCCGGTCACCCTTCGGGGTACTGCTTGCAGTACTCGTACAGCGCCATCGCCGTCGCGGTCGCGACGTTGTAGCTGTGCGGCATTCCCCAGACGGGAATCTCGACGCAGTCGTCGACGAACTTCAGTTCCTCCTCGGTGAGGCCGAGCCGTTCGTTTCCGACGGCGAGGGCCGTTTTCCGGGGGAAGGAGAAGCTGTGCAGGCTGTGCGAGTTCGTCGTCTGCTCCAGGCCGATCGTCCGGTATCCCGCCGCGCGGAGATCCCTGAGTACGGGGGGAAGCGTCCGCCGGACCTCGATCGTGACGTGCTCCAGGCTGTCCCGTGCGACGTCCGGGTCGATTTTCGCGTTGCCGCACGCGATGACCCGGGTGATTCCGCAGCACCCCGCGGTGCGCACAATGCTGGACAGATTCGCGCGGGTACGGAGAGGAGCGCAGGCCAGCACGATTTCGCGCTCTCTGGTCAGCGTCGCCGGTGGCCGATGCCGAATGTGGTCGAACATGATCGGCTCAGTCTACAAGGGGCACCCCCGCCACCCGCCCCCGCTACCCGCGCCCGGACAGCGCACGGCGGTGGACCGGGAAGTCGAAGTAGGTGTCGGGGAACGGCTCGTCCGCGAGCCCGAAGTGCCACCATTCGTACTCGTAGTTGACGAAGCCGGCCGCCTCCAGTCCTTCCTTGAGCCGCAGCCGGTTGGCGCGCTGCTCGCCCCGCACCCGCTCGTCCAGCGTGTGGCTGAGGGTGTCGAAGCAGTCGTAGCCGGTCGCCATGTCGACCGAGTTGTCGGGGAAGCGCTCCTGCCGCGGGGCGGCGCAGTCGACGAGCGGTTCGCCGGGGACGTACGGCCGGGTGGGTTCGGCCGGCAGCTTCACCAGCGTGAGGTCCACGACGCTGCCCCGGCTGTGCCCGGAGCGTTCGGCGATGTAGCCGTCCTCGAAGAGCCGGGACTTGTCCACGCGCGGGTAGAACTCGTCCTTCATCCGCTGGTCGTCCAGGTCCTCGGCCCACGCCACGAACTGGTCCACCGCGCGCTGCGGGCGGTAGCAGTCGTAGACCTTCAGCGAGTAGCCGTCCCTGCGGAAAGCCCGCTGCGCCTTCTTCAGCGCCCGGGCGGCGTCCTCGGTGAGGATGCACATCGGCTGGCGGTAGCCGTCGATGCGCTCGCCGGTGAAGTTGTGCCGGGTGACGTAGCGGATGTCGTGCAGGATCGTGCGGTCCACGTCGGAGAGCGCGACGAACTCCTTCGGGGCCTTCGGCTCCGGCTTCGCGGTGGCCGGGGGCGCCACCGTGGCGGTGACGGCGAGAGCCGCGGCGGAGGCCAGGACGGCGAGCCGGCTCAGGGGGCGCGCGAGGGCGGCGTTCTTTGGCATGGCCCTTTCACTATCGCGCTCGCGGGCGTGTGGGAAGG
Proteins encoded:
- a CDS encoding ABC transporter permease, producing the protein MNAPALREFSYRMIRYRRTWRGTVVVSVANPLMFLLALGGGLGTLIDRNAPASLGDVSYVAFLAPGLLAAATMQTAVLESTGPVYESTRGRGNYRAASATCVEPFQIYLGHLLFIAFRAVTSALAFVAVMAAFGLSRSPGTAAALVGAAALTGVAFAAPMAAWAVGVRRPASLDSVFRFVVMPLYMLSGTFFAVDQLPAAVRPLAWVTPLWHGVDLCRTVSLGTDRPAMTIVHVCCLVALTVAGCAAGRVTYRRQLHP
- a CDS encoding ABC transporter ATP-binding protein produces the protein MTTRTPADDVLLHARGLVKRYRRSRHGEPFTAVDGIDFAVRRGEAFGFLGPNGAGKSSTMRMIACVSPATAGTLRILGRDPATDGALIRSRIGVVPQDDTLDAELTVRENILVYGRYFGLPRRAVREKAAELLEFAQLGERADSPVESLSGGMRRRLTIARSLVNDPEVLLLDEPTTGLDPQARHALWDKLFRLKRGGITLILTTHYMDEAEQLCDRLTVMDHGRIVATDTPAGLIERHSTPEVLELRYHPEVQSVMAEKLAGLAERIEVLPERLLLYTGNGRATLARVLAGNDEPLTSLVRRATLEDVFLTLTGRSLVD
- a CDS encoding RNA methyltransferase → MFDHIRHRPPATLTREREIVLACAPLRTRANLSSIVRTAGCCGITRVIACGNAKIDPDVARDSLEHVTIEVRRTLPPVLRDLRAAGYRTIGLEQTTNSHSLHSFSFPRKTALAVGNERLGLTEEELKFVDDCVEIPVWGMPHSYNVATATAMALYEYCKQYPEG
- a CDS encoding ABC transporter permease encodes the protein MSTETSGGAFAHRPGGWKDLSLRRSGRLVERHLLIYRHTPGVLVAEIFEPLLYLLAIGVGIGHLVGDVPGVEDSADGYSAFVAPALLATAAMNGAMNETTFNLLRKLRVDRIYDSVLTTPMTVSDIALGEVCWAVLRGTLTSTGFLAVIAALGLVQSPWAVLVIPCAALVGFAFAAVGLAVTTFLRGWQDFQYIQLAMLPMFLFATTFYPLDVYPRPVQAVVACLPLYQSIELTRGIALGRLAISLPVAVAYLVLMGLAGLVIARGRLARVLLR
- a CDS encoding M15 family metallopeptidase — its product is MPKNAALARPLSRLAVLASAAALAVTATVAPPATAKPEPKAPKEFVALSDVDRTILHDIRYVTRHNFTGERIDGYRQPMCILTEDAARALKKAQRAFRRDGYSLKVYDCYRPQRAVDQFVAWAEDLDDQRMKDEFYPRVDKSRLFEDGYIAERSGHSRGSVVDLTLVKLPAEPTRPYVPGEPLVDCAAPRQERFPDNSVDMATGYDCFDTLSHTLDERVRGEQRANRLRLKEGLEAAGFVNYEYEWWHFGLADEPFPDTYFDFPVHRRALSGRG